One window from the genome of Nicotiana sylvestris chromosome 9, ASM39365v2, whole genome shotgun sequence encodes:
- the LOC104237195 gene encoding outer envelope pore protein 16-2, chloroplastic, translating to MNSNLETRSLLHGFDKGGFFDLGHPLLNRIAESFVKAAGIGAVQAVAREAYFTASEGASGDSTSIPPEITGPKKNRFPDLRGETNRKSIEALVKSTGKESVQWGLAAGMYSGLTYGLKEARGVHDWKNSALAGAITGAALALTLEDRSHEQVVQCAITGAAISSAANLLTGIF from the exons ATGAATAGTAATTTGGAGACTCGATCATTGCTCCATGGCTTTGACAAGGGAGGTTTCTTTGATTTGGGACATCCTCTTCTCAACCGTATTGCTGAAAGCTTCGTCAAAGCTGCCGGG ATTGGTGCTGTTCAAGCGGTTGCTCGTGAGGCTTATTTCACTGCTTCTGAAG GTGCAAGTGGAGATAGTACCAGCATACCACCAGAGATCACTGGTCCCAAGAAGAATCGATTTCCAGACCTTAGAG GGGAGACTAACAGAAAGTCAATTGAGGCCCTG GTAAAGAGCACCGGAAAAGAGTCCGTTCAATGGG GACTAGCTGCAGGGATGTACTCTGGTCTTACTTATGGATTGAAGGAGGCTCGTGGAGTCCATGATTGG AAAAATAGTGCTTTGGCGGGAGCAATAACTGGTGCGGCTTTGGCTTTGACACTGGAGGATCGTTCTCATGAACAGGTGGTGCAGTGTGCTATTACAGGAGCAGCTATCTCCAGTGCCGCGAATCTTCTTACAGGAATATTCTAG